The DNA segment AAGTCTTGGTTTTACCCAGAATATTTTAAAGCTTTTCTCTGCGAACTCTGCGCCTCTGCGAGAGATCAGCTGATGCTTTTAGAATATATAAACAACGGAGGATACCGATGAGGAACGCATATATCCTTGCTGCCTACCGTACTCCCGGGTGCAAGGCGAAAAAAGGGAAATTAAAGGATGTCAGACCCGACGACCTGGCAGCGGCAGCGTTGAAAGGGCTTCTGGAGAGAACGGCCATCGACCCGCTGCTGGTTGAAGACGTCATCATCGGGTGCGCCTTCCCCGAGGGAGAGCAGGGAATGAACATGGCGCGGATCGCGGCTATGAGGGCCGGGATTCCCTACCAGGTGCCGGCCCAGACCGTCAACCGCTTCTGCTCATCGGGACTGCAGACGATAGCCTCTGCCGCCGAACGGATCATGGCGGGTTTTGCCGACTGTATCATCGCCGGCGGTGTGGAGAGCATGAGCATGATCCCGATGGGCGGAAACAAGTACAGCGTCAATCCCTCGCTGGCCGCCTCCTGGCCGGAATCGTTCACGATCATGGGGATCACCGCCGAGCTGGTGGCGGAAAAGTACACCATTTCCCGGGAAGACCAGGATGCCTTTGCCGCAGCGAGCCATGTCAAGGCCGCGGCCGCCATCGAGCAGGGAAAATTCAAGGAGCAGATCATCCCTGTCGAGGTTGAGGTCTGCACGCTGGTCAACGGAAAAATGAAAAAAGAGAAAAAGCTCGTGAGTATCGATGACGGTGTGCGGGGGGACACGACCCCGGCGATCCTCGGAAAACTGAAACCCGCTTTTAAGACGAACGGTACGGTCACGGCCGGCAATTCATCGCAGATGACCGATGGGGCCGCGGCGGTGCTGGTCGTGTCCGAGGAATTCCTGAAAAAAATGGGCAAAGCTCCTCTCGCGCGGTTTGTCGCCTTTGCCGTGAAAGGGGTGCCGCCCGAGATCATGGGCATCGGCCCCATTGAGGCAGTCCCGGCAGCCCTGAAGCTTGCCGGGTTGAAGCAGGAAGAGATCGGTCTCATTGAGCTCAACGAGGCATTCGCCGCCCAGTCTCTGGCCTGCATCCGGACACTTGGGCTCGATCCTGCCCGGGTCAATGTGAGCGGCGGAGCAATTGCCCTGGGACATCCCCTGGGGTGCACCGGCGCCAAGCTGAGCACGACCCTTCTCCACGAGATGCAGAGGAGCAATGTCCGCTACGGGATGGTCACGATGTGCATCGGCGGCGGCATGGGGGCGGCGGGGATATTTGAGAAGATGTAAATGACGAGAAAAAGCTGTCTATCCGCAGATTTCGCAGATGGACGCAGATTTTTTAAAGCAGGTAATTCAGGTTTGGTTTAATCTGTGGAATCAGCGTAATCTGCGGATAATATTTAGACCCGAGCCGATACAATTATAAAAAACCAGACGAGGTGAATACCATGACTGCAAAACTGTTCAAAGGGGCCGAGTACCTGATCACCGACGTGACCAAGGACGATGTCTTTACACCCGAGGACTTCACCGACGAGCAGAAACAGATCGGAGAGACCACCGCCCAGTTTGTGCTGAATGAGGTCTTCCCCCGTCTGGAGGAGATCGAGAACCACAATTTCGACGCGTCGGTCCAGCTGATGAAACAATGCGGCGAGCTGGGACTGCTCATGATCGATGCGCCCGAGGAGTACGGCGGCCTGGAACTCGACAAGGCGACCAGCATGCTGGTGGCGGAGAAGATCTCTATTGCCGGCTCTTTTGCCGTGACCTACTCGGCCCATACCGGCATCGGCACGCTTCCGCTCGTCTACTACGGCACCAAGGAGCAGAAGGAAAAATATCTGAAGAAGATCATCAGCGGCGAGTGGGTCGCCGCCTACTGCCTGACCGAGCCGGACTCGGGGAGCGATGCTCTTGGGGCAAAGGCCACCGCCACCCTTTCCCCGGACGGGAAATACTACCTGCTGAACGGCACGAAGCAGTTCATTACCAACGGGGGCTTCGCAAACCTCTTCACGATCTTTGCCAAGATAGACAAGGAGCACTTTACCGCATTCCTCGTGGAAAAGAACACCGAGGGGTTGTCCATCGGGGCCGAGGAGAAAAAGCTCGGGATCAGGGGCACATCCACCACGCAGGTCGTGCTCGAGAACGCGAAGGTGCCGAAGGAGAACCTGCTCGGCACGATCGGCAAGGGGCACAAGATCGCCTTCAACGTTCTGAACGTCGGTCGTTTCAAGCTCGGCGCGGCAGTGACCGGGGCCGCGAAGCACGCACTTGGCGAAGGGATCAAGTACGCAACGGAGAGGAAGCAGTTCGGCGTTCCCATTGCGAGCTTCGGCGCGATCAAGGAAAAGATCGCCGATCAGACTGCCGCGATCTTTGCCTCGGATTCGCTTGTCTATCGCCTGGCGGGGATGATCGACAATAAGCTGGCGACCATTTCCAAGGACATTCCCAACTACTACGAAATCTACCAGAAGGGGATCGAGGAGTACGCCATCGAGTGCGCCATCGCCAAGGTGTTCTGCAGTGAGGTGCTTGCCGACGTGGTGGACGAGGTGGTGCAGATCTACGGGGGCTATGGTTTCATCCAGGACTATCCCGCCGAACGCTTCTACCGCGATGAACGGATCAACCGGATCTTCGAGGGCACGAACGAGATCAACCGCCTCCTGATCCCGGGCATGATCCTGACGCGGTCCCTGAAAGGGGAGCTGCCGCTGCAGCGCGAGGCAATGAAGGCGATCGAAGCGCTCACGACCCCGTCACTCGACGAGTCAGGCGACGGCGGCCCCTTTTCCGGGGAAAAGACGCTCCTCGCCAATTTGAAAAAGGTCTTCCTGGTGATCGCGGGGAGCGGCGTGCAAAAATTCATGACAACCATCAAGGATGAGCAGGAGGTCCTCCTGGCGGTCGCCGACGTGGCAATCAACATCTTCGCCATCGAGAGCGCTGTCCTGCGCGCTGAAAAGATCATGCCGACGCTGAGCGAAGCAAAAAAAACGGCTGTCACGGCCGCGGTAAAGGTCTTTACCTTCAATGCCTCGGAGCGTGCAGCCACCGCGGCGCGCAAGGCGGCCTTCTTCATCGAAGAGGGAGACACCCTGACCATTCTGCTCGGCGGGATCAGGCGGTTCACCAAATACGACGCCACCGGTCTCCTCCGGGAGAAGCGTCTGTTGGCTAATGCCGCCATTGAGGCGGAGAAGTATATTTTTTAGGCCCAACACGGATGAATTGCCTGTCTATAAATATATCCTTGAAATGACTTGATATTTAGTGCTGATTATGGTAACATTTGAGTACTAAATAAAGTACTGAATGGAGTGCTAAATAAAAATGAAAACCATCGCGGCTCAGGAAATCAAGAAGAGGGGAATCTCAGCAGTTGATGAAGATATAAAAGACGGGCCTGTTCATGTGATCAAGAACAACCAGCCGCAATACGTCGTGCTTTCCGAGGAACGATACCAACAGTTGGTCGAAGCGGAGGATGAGGCCTATATTGCGCGCGTTCAGCTATCGCTTGCGGACGTCAAGGCCGGCCGGGTAAAACGTGGGACTGCGAAAGACTTGATCAAAAACCTGGGGCTGGAAGACTGAAGAATGTATACCCTCGTCTGGACCGCCCACTTTACCCGGGCAGCAGAGAAATTTGCAAAACGACATCCGGAACTGAAGAAACAACTTGCCGACGTCCTCCGGGACCTTGAAAAGGACCCTTTTCAAGCGCATCTCGCATTTCATAATCTCGGCGGAAAATTAAAAGGGTGCCAGGCAGTCAGCCTTACCCACGGATATCGAATCACCCTCACCCTTGTGGTCACCGAAAAAGAAATTATCCTGCTCGATATCGGGAGTCACGATGAAGTTTACCGATAAACCAGGAACAGTTGTGTGCTCCGTACATTGCACCTCGCGCTTTTTTCCTTAATGAAGACTTGAACGTTGAACTCTGAACTGGTTCGACTTATGCTTACCATCATGAGCGAAAGTCGAATGATCTGAACTGTGATTTTGGTGTCGATATACCCCCCTGAATTGGCTGGAGCACTGGACCTTTGCCGTGATGAGTGTATCTGTTCAATTTATGGTGTTAACCGACAAGCGACCTTAGTTGGTAGGTTGGGCAAAATGGGTCATCTTGCCCAACATTTATCGACACGATAAGTTGGGCTTCACGAAGAAACCATTCAGCCCAACCTACAGGCTAACACATTGTTCGGGAGGGGAACCGGATGGGTATCACGATATTCGCATCGGGCAAACTTGATCGTATCGAAGACATCCCGCATGTGATAGACGATTTAAAAAAAGTCGCTGAGGAAAACAACTGGAAACATCACGTCATAGACGATGACTTTGATGTGCAGCCGAACGCAGTATTGACCCGACGCGACTCGGGCTTGCCGGGCGCCAAAATCGAGGGATCGGTGGGGCTGAAGGGAATCATTGTGAACATTGACCCGCAAGCAGAATCGTTGGCCATCCTTTTCGACAGGTCCGGCGTGTTGACAGACTTGATGCAGCAGATATCCTGGTTGGACGACAATGGACGGAGCGAGCGCTTCACCATGTGCAAAACCCAGTTCGGGAACATTGATGCTCACATCCGAATCGTAGAGCTATTCGATCATCTCAAGAAGAAATATATTTCAGATCTCACGGTGAACGATGAAGGCGCATTTTGGGAGACTCGTGATCGCAGGATTTTGGCGGAAAAGCGCGTTGTCCTGGGGCATTTCATGCGCCAAACTGAAAAGATCATCAAGGACATTGATATGTCAGGCGTCGATGTTCAGAACCCGGAAGCTATTGCTTCCCGCATCGAGGAAGCAATACTGAAGGCGGAAAAGGAAGGCGGATTGCAGCAATAATACAAACGCAATTATTTTAAAATTGAATTGCATGAGTCAAATTAGCGCGTCCGCCCCATACCGGTTGCCCTCCGGAGATACCCCACCTCCTCCTCTGATTTCCGCTTGAAAATGTATAAGACATTGGTTATAATCAAAAGTAAGGAGCAACATCCAGGGTAAGGAGAAGCGACATGACCGTTACCGCGAAGATTACATCGAAAGGCCAGATCACGCTTCCCAAGAAAGTGCGGGATATCCTGCATCTTCGGGAAGGCGGCGTGGTTGTTTTCGAGCAGGAGAATGATACGTTTGTGATCAAACCCGCGGAGTCCCTTCTGGATTATAAGGGGTATCTCAAGGGACGGGCCAAACATGCCGATGTCGACATTGTCCGGGAGGCAGCCAGAACGCATGTCGGGAGAAAGGCGGGCAAGCGTGGCGGAAGACCGTAAGCGCGCTGTCATCGATACCAATCTTCTCGTCCGCTATCTGACCGGGGACGATCCATCCAAGGCAAACGATGTCAAACGCCTTTTGCTCAAAGCGGCGCAGGGAGAGATCAGGCTGCTGATCCCCTCTATCGTGATCGCGGAACTGGTCTGGATCCTTCAAAGCTTTTATAAACTCGAACGCAGCGAGATTGTGCCGCTCCTGAACGCAATCCTGCACACGCACGGTGTCGAGGTCAGTGACAAGGGCATCGTCTCTGATGCCATTGCGATTTATCGCGATGAGGTGATCGATTTCATAGATGCATGGATCGTTGCCTTCGCCAAAACTGTCGAGGTTCGGGCTGTCTATACCTTTGACAGGAAGCATTTCAAGGGCATTGACGGTATCGATATGCTGCATCCATAGTCCCCTTAGGAGCATCCATGGAAGCTACGCGGGAAATATACTGGAACGTCGGGCACGGGGTAATAGTGCCGATGTACTTTTTCGCCTTTTTCGCCATCGCAGCGCTTCTGTACGGATTTTACCGGCGCTTCGCCACCTATAAACAGGGAAAGGCTCTGAACAGGTTTGACCGGCCGGTGGAGCGGATATTCCTGCTGCTGAAAAACCTGTTTGCCCAGGTGCAGGTGCTTCGCGTGCTCGGCCCCGGCTCTCTGCATGCCCTCTTTTTCTGGGGCTTCGGCACCCTCTTCATCGGCACACTTCTTGTCATGGCCCAGGTTGATTTCACCCAACCGGTCTTTGGGTGGATCTTTCTCAAAGGGACGTTCTACAAGTTATTCTCCCTGGCTCTCGATCTGGCCGGCCTTGTCGCGCTGGTCATGCTCGGAGCGCTTCTCGTGCGCCGCTTTTTCGTAAAGCCGGAAGGATTGGAGACCATCCGAGACGACTATGTGGTGCACGCACTGCTGTTTGCAATCCTGTTGACCGGCTTTGTCGTCGAAGGGCTGCGGATCGCTGATACCGAACTCGTGACCAATCCCGGCCTGGCGCTCTTCTCTCCCGTCGGCATGCTCTTCGGGAAGCTCTTCTTCCTCGGTATGACGCCCGAGGCATTGTCCCGTACCCATAAGACACTCTGGTGGGCACACTTTTTTCTGAGCATGGGCTTCATCGTCATCATTCCCTTCACCAAGCTGCGCCACATCTTTACCACCTCCACGAATTATTTGTTCACCGACCTTTCGCCCAAGGGCAGTATCGACACCATTAACCTGGAGGACGAAAACGCCAAACAGTTCGGAGCGGCAAAAGTCTCAGACCTCACGTGGAAGGACATTTTCGATGCCGACGCCTGCACAAGCTGCAAGCGCTGCCAGGACCGCTGCCCGGCCTATGCAACAAGCAAACCCCTGTCTCCGATGAAGGTCGTGAAACAGATCGGCGAAGTAGCATTCACCAAACCCCAGGCAGGCCTGGTCGAAACGATCGGCGAGGACGTTCTCTGGGCATGCACCACCTGCTACGCCTGCCAGGACATCTGCCCGGCAGCGATCGAGCACGTGAACAAGATCCTCGAGATGCGCAGGAACCTCTCTCTTATGGAGGGAGTCTTCCCCGGTGACGAGGTGCGGACCGCAATTAACGATATCGAAGTGAACGGCAACCCCTTTGGTCTCGCCTATGCGGCACGGGGGGAATGGGCTGATGGGCTCGACGTGAAGATTATGGAGCGGGACAGAAATGTGGACATCCTCTACTTCGTCGGTTGTTATGCTTCTTTTGACAAGAGGAACCGGGACATTGCCCGAAGCTTCATCAGGATCTGCAACGCGGCGGGCATCCGTGTCGGCATCCTCGGCAAAGAAGAAAAATGCTGCGGCGAGCCGCCAAGGAAGCTCGGGAACGAATATCTCTACCAGATGATGGCCGCCCAGAACATCGAGCGGATCAAGGCCTACGGTGTCAAGAAGATCGTCACCACCTGCCCCCACTGTTTCAACACCCTGGGGAGAGATTACAAGGACCTTGGACTGAATATCGATATTGAGCACTACAGCACCTTTATCAACGGGCTGATCAAGAACAACAGGCTCAACATAAAACCATCAGTCTTTGATTTTACCTATCACGACTCCTGCTACCTGGGACGCTACAAGGATATCACCACCCAGCCGCGCGCGGTGCTCAAGGCGGCCGGGGGCAGGATCACGGAGATGGAAAAGTCCGGGTACGCGAGCTTCTGCTGCGGCGGCGGCGGAGGCAGGATCCTGGCCGAGGAGAAGCTCGGGACGAGGATCAACGCAGCGCGGGTAACCATGGCCGAGGCAACCGGGGCCCCGCTCCTGGTCTCCAATTGTCCATTCTGTCTCACGATGTTCGAGGACGGGATAAAGACCAACAACTGCGAGGAACAACTGAAGGCGGTTGATCTGGCTGAGATTATTGCGGCAAGGATAATTACGAAGGAGTAATAATCGTAAATACTTAGGTCAAAATATTATCCGCAGATTGCGCAGATTTCACAGATTGAATCTTTTAACAAAGATCTATGACGGTCTTTATTTTGAATCTGCGTAATCTGCGGACAAAGCTCAGTTTTTCGTGGTTCCGAATTAGGAGGATGTGATGAAGATACTGGTCTGCATCAAGCAGGTGCCCGACATGGCATCCCGGTTCAAGGTCAACGGGGAAGGGGTCTGGTATGACGAGACCGATCTGGCCTTCAGGATGAACGAGTATGATGAATTCGCCGTTGAGCAGGCAGTGCAGTTCAAGGAGCAGCAGGGCAACACGCCGGACATTACCGTCCTTTCCATCGGCCCTGACCGGGTCGTCGAGGTGATCAAGAAAGCACTGGCCATGGGGTGCGATCACGGGGTGCACATTCAGGACAAAGACTCTTATCGGAAAGATCCCTGGCAGATAGCCTCGGTCATCGCAGAATTCAGCCGCGACAAGAACTTCGACCTGATCTTCATGGGGATGCAGTCCCAGGACCGGGGCTCGGCACAGGTCGGGCCCATTACAGCCGAACTCCTGAACATCCCCTGCGTTACCACCGTGGTCGGCTTTGCCTTTGCAGACGGGGTCATTATTGCAAAGCGGGAACTTGAAGGGGGAGTGAAGGCGGTGGTGAAGCTCAAATCGCCGGCGCTGGTCACCTGTCAACTGGGGCTCAATACGCCCCGCTATCCGACCCTTCCGAATATCATGAAGGCCAAAAAGAAGGAGCTCCTCGCCTTCCCCATCGCCGACCTGCTTAAGGAGAAGGAACTGACCGCCACCGCCAGCGCGTATCCTCCGGCGAAGAAGGGGAGCGGCGTTGTTCTGGAAGGGGATGTGAATGAAATGGTCGGCAAGCTTGTCGGCATTCTGAAAGAGAAGACGAAGGTTGTAAAATAAAAAACTTTTCACCACGAAGGCACCAAGACACTAAGAAGGTCTGAGGACCAATGGGTAAATGAAACCTTGAAGCTGCGCAGGTATTTCTTCGTGCCTTCGTGTCTTCGTGGTAAATTTTGGTTCCGGTTTCTCCGGATCAGGAGGATCATCATGAAAGCACTGCTCATTTGTGAATACCGGGAAGGGAAGCTCCTCGATTCCAGCTATGAACTGGCGGCCTTTGCCGACAAACTGGGCGCTGACAAGGCAATGGTCCTGATCGGGAAAGAAGCGGAAGTCCCCAGGGTCAACGTCAAGGTTTACCTTGCCGATGTTGCCCGATACGGCGAATACAACCCGGACCTGCATAAGAAGATCATACTCGAAGCAGTCAAGAGGGAAAACCCCGACACTATCGTTTTCCTCCATTCCTCCTATGGTTGGGACCTGGCCCCGCGGGTGGCCGCGGCCCTC comes from the Nitrospirota bacterium genome and includes:
- a CDS encoding type II toxin-antitoxin system VapC family toxin, with protein sequence MSGERRASVAEDRKRAVIDTNLLVRYLTGDDPSKANDVKRLLLKAAQGEIRLLIPSIVIAELVWILQSFYKLERSEIVPLLNAILHTHGVEVSDKGIVSDAIAIYRDEVIDFIDAWIVAFAKTVEVRAVYTFDRKHFKGIDGIDMLHP
- a CDS encoding acetyl-CoA C-acyltransferase, which codes for MRNAYILAAYRTPGCKAKKGKLKDVRPDDLAAAALKGLLERTAIDPLLVEDVIIGCAFPEGEQGMNMARIAAMRAGIPYQVPAQTVNRFCSSGLQTIASAAERIMAGFADCIIAGGVESMSMIPMGGNKYSVNPSLAASWPESFTIMGITAELVAEKYTISREDQDAFAAASHVKAAAAIEQGKFKEQIIPVEVEVCTLVNGKMKKEKKLVSIDDGVRGDTTPAILGKLKPAFKTNGTVTAGNSSQMTDGAAAVLVVSEEFLKKMGKAPLARFVAFAVKGVPPEIMGIGPIEAVPAALKLAGLKQEEIGLIELNEAFAAQSLACIRTLGLDPARVNVSGGAIALGHPLGCTGAKLSTTLLHEMQRSNVRYGMVTMCIGGGMGAAGIFEKM
- a CDS encoding electron transfer flavoprotein subunit beta/FixA family protein, coding for MKILVCIKQVPDMASRFKVNGEGVWYDETDLAFRMNEYDEFAVEQAVQFKEQQGNTPDITVLSIGPDRVVEVIKKALAMGCDHGVHIQDKDSYRKDPWQIASVIAEFSRDKNFDLIFMGMQSQDRGSAQVGPITAELLNIPCVTTVVGFAFADGVIIAKRELEGGVKAVVKLKSPALVTCQLGLNTPRYPTLPNIMKAKKKELLAFPIADLLKEKELTATASAYPPAKKGSGVVLEGDVNEMVGKLVGILKEKTKVVK
- a CDS encoding AbrB/MazE/SpoVT family DNA-binding domain-containing protein, with protein sequence MTVTAKITSKGQITLPKKVRDILHLREGGVVVFEQENDTFVIKPAESLLDYKGYLKGRAKHADVDIVREAARTHVGRKAGKRGGRP
- a CDS encoding type II toxin-antitoxin system mRNA interferase toxin, RelE/StbE family — its product is MYTLVWTAHFTRAAEKFAKRHPELKKQLADVLRDLEKDPFQAHLAFHNLGGKLKGCQAVSLTHGYRITLTLVVTEKEIILLDIGSHDEVYR
- a CDS encoding prevent-host-death protein, producing MKTIAAQEIKKRGISAVDEDIKDGPVHVIKNNQPQYVVLSEERYQQLVEAEDEAYIARVQLSLADVKAGRVKRGTAKDLIKNLGLED
- a CDS encoding acyl-CoA dehydrogenase family protein is translated as MTAKLFKGAEYLITDVTKDDVFTPEDFTDEQKQIGETTAQFVLNEVFPRLEEIENHNFDASVQLMKQCGELGLLMIDAPEEYGGLELDKATSMLVAEKISIAGSFAVTYSAHTGIGTLPLVYYGTKEQKEKYLKKIISGEWVAAYCLTEPDSGSDALGAKATATLSPDGKYYLLNGTKQFITNGGFANLFTIFAKIDKEHFTAFLVEKNTEGLSIGAEEKKLGIRGTSTTQVVLENAKVPKENLLGTIGKGHKIAFNVLNVGRFKLGAAVTGAAKHALGEGIKYATERKQFGVPIASFGAIKEKIADQTAAIFASDSLVYRLAGMIDNKLATISKDIPNYYEIYQKGIEEYAIECAIAKVFCSEVLADVVDEVVQIYGGYGFIQDYPAERFYRDERINRIFEGTNEINRLLIPGMILTRSLKGELPLQREAMKAIEALTTPSLDESGDGGPFSGEKTLLANLKKVFLVIAGSGVQKFMTTIKDEQEVLLAVADVAINIFAIESAVLRAEKIMPTLSEAKKTAVTAAVKVFTFNASERAATAARKAAFFIEEGDTLTILLGGIRRFTKYDATGLLREKRLLANAAIEAEKYIF
- a CDS encoding heterodisulfide reductase-related iron-sulfur binding cluster → MEATREIYWNVGHGVIVPMYFFAFFAIAALLYGFYRRFATYKQGKALNRFDRPVERIFLLLKNLFAQVQVLRVLGPGSLHALFFWGFGTLFIGTLLVMAQVDFTQPVFGWIFLKGTFYKLFSLALDLAGLVALVMLGALLVRRFFVKPEGLETIRDDYVVHALLFAILLTGFVVEGLRIADTELVTNPGLALFSPVGMLFGKLFFLGMTPEALSRTHKTLWWAHFFLSMGFIVIIPFTKLRHIFTTSTNYLFTDLSPKGSIDTINLEDENAKQFGAAKVSDLTWKDIFDADACTSCKRCQDRCPAYATSKPLSPMKVVKQIGEVAFTKPQAGLVETIGEDVLWACTTCYACQDICPAAIEHVNKILEMRRNLSLMEGVFPGDEVRTAINDIEVNGNPFGLAYAARGEWADGLDVKIMERDRNVDILYFVGCYASFDKRNRDIARSFIRICNAAGIRVGILGKEEKCCGEPPRKLGNEYLYQMMAAQNIERIKAYGVKKIVTTCPHCFNTLGRDYKDLGLNIDIEHYSTFINGLIKNNRLNIKPSVFDFTYHDSCYLGRYKDITTQPRAVLKAAGGRITEMEKSGYASFCCGGGGGRILAEEKLGTRINAARVTMAEATGAPLLVSNCPFCLTMFEDGIKTNNCEEQLKAVDLAEIIAARIITKE